attaatACTACAGGTAAAAAACAATTTGCAAGCAGCCTCTGTGTATGACAGTTTAATTAACAGGGCATAATCAAAATTAGATatgaagaaaaacaactgaattcaGTGCAAAATACCGAAAGCTAAAGGTccaagaattcattcattcagacacTAGGTAGAATGAATTATCATAGCTCTCAAGCAAAACTAAAATAGCAGTGTTCAGttaaaggaaaactgaaataCAGTATAATGTTGGTGAATGTTATAACAGTCAGTCTGAGTTTGACTACATCAAACAGAAGCCCAAAATAATGGTGATGGAAATTTTTCTCAAGTCAAAACCATCCAGAGTGGATAGTCTGAAGCTGACAGTGGCTCCACTGTGTCCTCAGGGACCAGCCAGGCTTTTTGCCATCCTTAGCTTTGGCTTTACTGTCAAGGTTAGCTTCTGTCCTTCAGCGACTCGCAAGGCTCTCAGAAGCAGGAAAAGTGGGTAGGGCTAGAGATGAAAGGACTTTCTTTCTTGTAGAGTTGAGTCATTGCCCTCTAAGCAGCCTTCTGAAGTGGCTCACCATCTTGTTAGACACAGCTCGGTCACACGACCACATGAGACTGTGAGGGAAACTGgcatatgttaattaacttgattgtggtgattatttcaaaatgtatacaCATTaacaaatcatcatgctgtactatatgtatatgtatatatgtgtgtgtgtatatatatacacacacacacacaatatttgtcaattattccaCAGTAAAGCtggatgaagaaaaaagaaaagggcttaGAGGCTGGAAAAACCTAACTGTAGAAAATAGGAGGAaatggataaatatataaattgacAGTTGAAATCTGAATTTTATTCTCAACCTACGAAGCAGTGCATATTAGAAAACCTTTCTTTACGCTCAAGTGAAAATGAGACCATCTGTATAATTACTGCATGGGTTCAATTATAattactttttcccccttttcagtTTCTTATGCTGTAATTTGGCCCATATTGTTACAGTGTGTCTTGCAGTTTGGTGTATTCTATCACAAGTGGAAAACACGGACATCGAAATGCAGAAACCAAGACCCTGGGGAAGGGCTAATGGATTACTGATTTGATTTGATTGTCAAATATAACCAATAATTAGtttacatttattgattgattgattgattgatttattgattgattgtacacgggcctctcactgttgtggcctctcccattgcggagcacagactccggacgcacaggctcagcggccatggctcacgggcccagccgctccgcggcatgtgggatcttcccggaccagggcacaaacctgtgtcccctgcatcggcaggcggactctcaaccactgtgccaccagggaagccctagtttaccttttttaaaaaaatatatttatttgattgcactgggtcttagttgtggctctgggctccttagttgtggcatgcgaactcttagttgcagcatgcatgtgggatctagttccctgaccagggatcgaacccgggccccctgcattgggagcgtggagtcttatccactgcaccaccagccaAGTCCCAGTTTACCATTTTTAACAGCATTAAAAGTTGCATCACCTTAGTTCAaaccaccaaaacaaaacatgaattaGCAAAAACATCGTTGGAATCTGTGATTCCTCCGGATAGTGTTGGGTTGTGCATATAACGTAGAGATAAAGATTAAGAAGAATGATGCCAACAAGAAACCTGGCGTGGTGTGTATCTACATCAGGTTGATAAGTGCTTTGTTGTTTTGAAACTTACAGCAGGGGTTTTATGTAAGGTCAGCCTGAAAAGTGGTTCTCAGATGTTATGTTCTGCTGTGTTCTGATTGACTTTGAAATGATGATTTTTTACATTCTCTAACAAAGCCTGTGTGACAGCCAACCTTCTGTCTTCCTTGCAGGACAGAGATCCGGAAAAGGCATCCCCTCCAGGATGATCTTCCTTTCTTCGAGAAGCCCCTAGGCCGGCAGTTTTCCTTACCAAACCTGTCTCCGGAAGAGCCTCCACTGCAGACCATGACACTGGCCAATGAGGAAGCACTGCAGAAGATCTGTGCCCTCGAAAGTGAGCTTGCTGCCCTCAGAGCTCAGATTGCCAAAATTGTGACCCTCCAGGAACAGCAAAACCTCAGTGCAGGTCTGCAAGTCCTACATTTGTTTTAACCAGCAAACTGGAAATTAGGAGAAtgccactaatttgaaaagaaaaaggaaatgtatatatagaagtataactgaatcactttgctgtacacctgaaactaacacaacattgcaaatcagctATAttacaatgaaatttaaaagaaaaaaaaaagtaacagccATTGGGCTTGTTGGAAAATCAGTCCTCTGCATTGTCCAGTACAGGACCCAGTCAAGGTtaagtagtttttgtttgttttgaacaaTCTTAATGCCGTCAGAGAGGATGATGAGTGtattttgaaaacacaaaatatacatacattggTAACAGTTGAATTGCTACTAGTGAATGCTGTGGTAAACTTAGTTTCTGTGATAATGGCACCATTCCATCAGACAGGAGGTAATCGCAAAAAACAACCCTGACAGGGTTGAGTGCTGTTTACTGACCTACATGTCCTGAGGCAAGTACTTGGCCTTTCTACCTCCCTTTCCTgctctaaaatggggatagtagttACCTGTGGTAGGGAGTAAACATGGAGATTATATACGATACCTTCAGCACATAGTAGATATTCAGTAGTCATTTTTCTCCCTCTTGCCCAGAGTGGAAACTGAATTCAGGTCCTTTGACTCCTGGACTACTACTGTTGCTTTTATTTGTGTGGCACTGTCACTCTGGAGAAGAAACTATAGCCTTGAAATCCTAGCCCATTAACCTATTGGTAGGTAGTCGTTGTTTTTCCAAGTGTTGTTCCCTGAGTCCTGGCGAGACTCAGCATAAGCCAACTCTAAAGGTTAAAGGATAGGACAGTTATTCTGCCTCTGAGCCACTTTGCTTGTGGTCCTAGAGTTTAATGTAACCCCACATGGAAACCTCATCCAACCTGGGTCAGGCCAAGATGGGCAGAGGGTGAGTGCACTCCCCACACCTGGTGTTACTTAAGTGAAATTTGCACGTAACTTATGAAAAACCAAAGTCCTGCCCTTTTCTGTTTAACCTAAgaattacatttctctttttctttacctCCCTCTTCTGGCAGACTAGAAAACTACTGTAAATTGTGAGATAATTTGGGGCTTTATGTTAGACTTCTATTTACAATCCATATCCCTTGGGTAAAACTCGTGTGCATCGAGTTCCCCCTAATTAATATAGTTCACCCCCAAAACAACTCTGTAATTTCCAATTATGCAGAAAGATGAATTTTTAGGTCCTTATTTTAGAACCACTTTAACTCTTGGTTACTTCTTGTTTTGGAAATTaactataacttttttttcctcccagaaatTTGTTCAACAATAAATCTAAAACTTTAAACACACTTTGGTCAATGCACATTCTAGTTAATGCTCAATTAAATCTTCtatgtaaatatacttaaaaagaaCCACGGAGTATCAAATGGTTTTTTCAAATACTTAACTCTAGTACTAAATTGTCAAACTGTATATACTGAAGATAGTTATGTGTGCAGTACAGATGCTCTGTTTCATCTAAAAGTAGCTACACACTTGGCAGCAGTCAGACTTGAACATTGGAGATCACAAAAGCGCCCTGTTAAGTTAAATGGAATGTTTCCATCtggagagtttgggattaaatgATACAGTGACTGAGATGCAGGCATTTAGATTCCAACCAAGTAACTGAAACTTCCTTTCTACTTACGTAACTTTGATTCTTTTTAAGGATACTGTTTTCAGATATAAAGTCCTTAACATAATGttgcttttaaaatagtttatttgccTATTACCAGCAGGATCAAAATGACTTTCCCTTGTTTCTGTAGGTGACTTAGAATCTACGGCATCCATTGCCCCAGCGCCACCCTGTGTCCCACCagctccccctccgccacctcccctccctccgtcAGGGCTCCACAAAAGCGCATCTGCTATTGATCTGATTAGAGATCGAAGAGAGAAAAACGCCTGTGCTGGAAAGACTTCAGTCAAGAGCAGTCCAAAGAAATCTGATATGCCAAATATGCTGGAGATCCTTAAAGACATGAACAGCGTGAAACTTCGGTCAGTAAAAAGGTGAGGATATATTTGCCTTCTTTCTCACTTCCCTTGATTTTTTTGCCTAAAACCAAGtactaggtttctttttttttttttaatttttgaattttattaatttttttcatacagcaggttcttatccattttatacacatcagtgaatacatgtcagtcccaatctcccaattcatcacaccagcCCCCCCCAACGCCagtttccccccttagtgtccatacatttgttctctacatccgtgtctcaaATTCTGCTGTGCAAACTgcttcatctgcaccatttttcttggttccacatatatgcattaatgtatgatatttgtttttctctttctgacttacttcactctgtatgaaagtctctagattcatccatatctctacaaatgactcaatttcgttcctttttatggctgagtaatattccattctatatatgtaccacaccttctttatccattcgtctgtcagtgggcatttaggttgcttccacatcctggctgttgtaaatagtgctgcaatgaacactggggtgcatgtgcctttttgaattatggttttctctgggtatatgcccagtagtgggattgctgggtcctatggtagttgtatttttagttttttaaggaacctccatactgttctccacagtggctgtatcaatttacattcccaccaacagtgcaagagggttcccttttctccacaccctctccagcatttgctgtttgtagattttctgatgatgcccattctaacaggtgtgaggtgatacctcagtgtagttttgatttgcatttctctaataattagtgatgttaagcagcttttcacatgcttcttggccacctgtatgtcttctttggagaaatgtctatttaggtcttctgcccatttttggattgggtggtttgtttttttaatattgagctgcatgagctgtttatatattttggagattaatcctttgtccgttgattcgtttgcaaatattttctcccattcttagggtttactttttgtcttgtttgtagtttccttaggtcccatttgttcatttttgtttttatttccattactctaggaggaggatcaaagaagatcttgctgtgatttatgtcaaagagtgctcttcctatgttttcctctaagcgttttatagtgtccagtcttatatttaggtctctaatccattttagtttatttctgtgtatggtgttagggagtgttctaatttcattcttttacatgtagcaccacttattgaagagactgtcttttctccattgtatatccttgccttctttgtcatagattagttgaccataggtgcgagggtttatctctgggctttgtatcttgttccattgatctatatttctgtttttgtgccagtaccatattgtcttgattactgtagctttgtagtatagtctgaagtcagggagtctgattcctccagctccgtttttttccctcaagaccactatggctatttggggtcttttgtgtctccatacagattttaagatttttttgttctagttctgtaaaaacatgccattggtaatttgatagggattgcattgaatctgtagaagctttgggtagtatagtcattttcacagtattcattcttccaatccaagaacatggtatatctctccatcttttggtatcatctttaatttctttcatcagtgtcttatagttttctgcatacaggtcttttgtctccctaggtatgtttattcctaggtattttattcttttcgttgcagtggtaaacgggagtgtttttccttaatttctctttcaggtttttcatcattagtgtataggaatgcaagagatttctgtgcattaattttgtatcctgcagctttcccaaattcattgattagctctggtagttttctggtggcatctttagggttcgctatgtatagtatcatgtcatctgcaaacactgacggttttactacttcttttccaatttgtattccttttctttttcttctctgattgctgtggctaggacttccaaaacgatgttaaataatagtggtga
The sequence above is a segment of the Globicephala melas chromosome 17, mGloMel1.2, whole genome shotgun sequence genome. Coding sequences within it:
- the MTFR1 gene encoding mitochondrial fission regulator 1 isoform X2, translated to MTLANEEALQKICALESELAALRAQIAKIVTLQEQQNLSAGDLESTASIAPAPPCVPPAPPPPPPLPPSGLHKSASAIDLIRDRREKNACAGKTSVKSSPKKSDMPNMLEILKDMNSVKLRSVKRSAQDTKPKPVDAADPAALIAEALRKKFAYRYRCDSQGEVEKGIPKSESEGTSERVLFGPHMLKSTGKMKALIENVSTS